In a single window of the Streptomyces sp. NBC_00094 genome:
- a CDS encoding helix-turn-helix domain-containing protein: MEHTWEGSLRALGLTEAEERVYRTAVTAGTSEPGGLADDTGIPPDQVVAVLGVLRAKGLMTTRPGGTGDLVPAAPDVALSSTLLTWEHELQKARIALAELTSAHRARERWTAGDAGAVETVTGAEAVAHWFRHLQRSATEEFLACTRGPYMAVHGASNGAEVAAFAERGVVSRGLIDRSVLADSSIHDELLAALDRGQDVRFVDELPVKMVIADRSLAMVPLATPGSTEPGAVVIRSSGLLDALLALFEQLWDRGVQLRDALDPDGGGTDFTPAPLDRRILALLLAGHTDEATGKQLGLARRTVQRRVSTLMEAANVHTRLQLGWHARDRGWL; the protein is encoded by the coding sequence ATGGAACACACGTGGGAGGGTTCGCTCCGGGCACTGGGCCTCACCGAGGCCGAGGAGCGCGTCTACCGGACGGCCGTCACGGCAGGCACGTCAGAGCCCGGTGGCCTCGCCGACGACACCGGAATCCCCCCGGACCAAGTCGTCGCCGTACTCGGCGTGCTCCGCGCCAAAGGGCTGATGACGACGCGTCCCGGCGGCACGGGTGACCTCGTTCCCGCCGCGCCGGATGTCGCTCTGTCCTCGACCCTGCTGACCTGGGAGCACGAGCTGCAGAAGGCGCGGATCGCGCTCGCGGAGCTGACGTCCGCCCACCGGGCGCGGGAACGCTGGACGGCAGGGGACGCCGGGGCCGTGGAGACCGTCACCGGGGCGGAGGCGGTGGCTCACTGGTTCCGGCATCTGCAACGCAGCGCGACCGAGGAGTTCCTGGCCTGTACCCGTGGGCCGTACATGGCGGTCCATGGGGCTTCCAACGGCGCCGAGGTAGCGGCGTTCGCCGAGCGCGGCGTCGTCAGCCGCGGACTCATCGACCGCTCCGTACTCGCCGACTCCTCGATCCACGACGAGCTGCTCGCGGCACTCGACCGGGGCCAGGACGTGCGCTTCGTCGACGAGCTGCCGGTGAAGATGGTCATCGCCGACCGCTCCCTCGCGATGGTTCCGCTGGCCACTCCCGGCAGTACGGAACCCGGGGCGGTCGTCATACGGTCGAGCGGACTCCTCGACGCTCTCCTGGCACTCTTCGAGCAGCTGTGGGACCGCGGGGTGCAGCTTCGCGACGCTCTGGACCCGGACGGCGGGGGGACCGACTTCACCCCGGCCCCGCTCGACCGCCGCATCCTCGCACTCCTGCTCGCCGGACACACCGACGAGGCCACAGGCAAGCAGCTCGGCCTGGCACGCCGCACGGTACAGCGTCGGGTGAGCACCCTAATGGAGGCCGCCAACGTGCACACGCGCCTCCAGCTCGGGTGGCACGCACGTGACCGAGGGTGGCTGTAG
- a CDS encoding S8 family serine peptidase, which translates to MTRERPSRPGAPRPAHTGRRTLLAATIVALAGGLVIPLGSATAQPAGAQASAPSAAAAGRHDITLVTGDVVHYLDGPGNQDVVTVGDPGDAEPNVRIQEFGDHLYVVPEKAEALLAAGRLDRRLFDIRALVEMGYDDARSGGLPLIATYADTTARSLPAAPDGSAVTRRLESIHGAALKADKRSLDTFWADVAASPKARSLGGGIAKLWLDGRVEAALKDSVPQVGAPQAWAVGYDGKGIKVAVLDTGIDPSHPDVKDHIVGSKSFVPGQEVLDKHGHGTHCASTIAGSGAASDGANKGVAPGADLLIGKVLSDSGSGADSGIIEAMEWAKAEGADVVSMSLGSSVPDDGDNPMAQAVDALSAGGGPLFVIAAGNAYAEGSIGAPGSAEKALTVAAVDKSDRRASFSSMGPLVRSYALKPDISAPGVNINAAASQAVPNTTGMYRSMSGTSMATPHVAGAAAILKQRHPDWTGQQLKDALMTTSKQLTAYTPYQMGTGRLDVKAALDSTVEATGSVAAATYDWPHAATDTAAQRTITYRNHGTADVTLNLTLDTTSAAYSLSRTSVTVPAGGTAQTVLTLDPTQVPAATTFSGQVIATNAANDAVAAHTGFALHKERELHNLTVKLLDRQGKPATGRVVLAKLGDQDPSILQLNGEQTLRLPPGNYGAWAVMDTTGDRADSLAMMFLVDPETMLDKDTTITLDASKARKISVRTPEESETRQWRYDMARTAPSGAVFREAYPIPVKYDQLWATPTEQVTEGGFSFLTRWRQGQERYDVTADDRDVPVTVQNGTPGTNGRLQLRAVYAGNGAASDYAGLDVRGKAVIVDRSDAVKPTDRVANAVAAGAKALFVVNDGAGNLLESYSASGTTAAIPVLSVRREDGRRLVDDARDGGLRLTVDQHQFAEYLYDLVSRHDGAIPDRSLAYAPDEDDLARVDSAYYGHRAALGGGYRYDLPGYGAGVGFREWESYPATRTEWVTPQTGKALWYEDHSVFQPGTSSTGLEMRGTRSAYLPGKRFRADWFAPVQRPRLGTEFWGPFRDTGGNMQFNMPAWADSGTGHAGAMPGDTESLALYRDGVLVRQGQFQSLVTFDQPAETLPYTLVQDASRDSAAWKTSVRTHTEWDFRSGKDDLTGPNKGKLRLLQLDYGVDTDLTGDTKAGTRTEVTLSAATQAWLADQAKATEATLSVSYDDGGTWTPVTLSRTADGAWKASFVTPDTPGGFVSLKATAKAEGGLGITQEVIRAFGLR; encoded by the coding sequence ATGACACGTGAACGACCCTCCCGACCCGGTGCGCCCCGACCGGCCCACACCGGCCGACGCACCCTGCTGGCGGCCACCATCGTCGCGCTCGCCGGCGGACTCGTCATTCCCCTCGGCTCCGCGACCGCCCAGCCCGCCGGCGCGCAGGCATCCGCGCCCAGCGCCGCCGCTGCCGGCCGGCACGACATCACCCTCGTCACCGGCGACGTGGTGCACTACCTGGACGGCCCCGGCAACCAGGACGTCGTCACCGTCGGCGACCCGGGCGACGCCGAACCGAACGTCCGCATCCAGGAGTTCGGCGACCACCTGTACGTGGTGCCCGAGAAGGCCGAGGCACTGCTTGCCGCCGGCCGGCTCGACCGCCGCCTGTTCGACATCAGGGCGCTCGTGGAGATGGGGTACGACGACGCGCGCAGCGGCGGCCTGCCGCTGATCGCCACGTACGCCGACACAACCGCCCGCTCGCTGCCCGCCGCGCCCGACGGCAGCGCCGTGACCCGGCGTCTGGAGAGCATCCACGGCGCCGCGCTCAAGGCCGACAAGCGCAGCCTCGACACCTTCTGGGCCGATGTCGCGGCCTCGCCGAAGGCCCGGTCGCTCGGCGGCGGCATAGCGAAGCTGTGGCTGGACGGCCGCGTCGAGGCCGCCCTGAAGGACTCCGTGCCGCAGGTCGGCGCACCCCAGGCATGGGCCGTGGGCTACGACGGCAAGGGCATCAAGGTCGCCGTCCTCGACACGGGCATCGACCCGAGCCACCCTGACGTCAAGGACCACATCGTCGGGTCGAAGAGCTTCGTTCCCGGCCAGGAAGTACTGGACAAGCACGGCCACGGCACCCACTGCGCCTCCACGATCGCCGGTTCCGGCGCCGCCTCGGACGGCGCGAACAAGGGCGTCGCACCGGGCGCCGACCTGCTGATCGGCAAGGTCCTCAGCGACTCGGGCTCCGGCGCCGACTCGGGGATCATCGAGGCCATGGAGTGGGCCAAGGCCGAGGGCGCCGACGTCGTCAGCATGAGCCTCGGCTCGTCTGTCCCCGATGACGGCGACAACCCGATGGCCCAGGCCGTCGACGCGCTCTCCGCCGGCGGCGGCCCACTGTTCGTCATCGCGGCCGGCAACGCGTACGCGGAGGGATCGATCGGGGCGCCCGGCTCGGCCGAAAAGGCGCTGACCGTCGCCGCGGTCGACAAGTCCGACCGGCGCGCGTCCTTCTCCAGCATGGGCCCGCTGGTGCGCTCGTACGCGCTCAAGCCGGACATCTCCGCACCCGGTGTCAACATCAACGCGGCCGCCTCGCAGGCCGTCCCGAACACCACCGGCATGTACCGCTCGATGTCGGGCACCTCGATGGCCACCCCGCACGTCGCCGGCGCCGCCGCGATCCTCAAGCAGCGCCACCCCGACTGGACAGGGCAGCAGCTCAAGGACGCGCTGATGACCACGTCCAAGCAGCTCACCGCCTACACGCCGTACCAGATGGGCACCGGCCGCCTGGACGTCAAGGCCGCCCTCGACAGCACCGTCGAGGCCACCGGCTCGGTCGCGGCCGCCACCTACGACTGGCCACACGCGGCCACCGACACCGCCGCTCAGCGCACCATCACGTACCGCAATCACGGCACCGCGGACGTCACGCTCAATCTGACGCTCGACACCACCAGCGCCGCCTACAGCCTGTCGCGGACATCGGTCACCGTCCCGGCAGGCGGCACCGCGCAGACCGTGCTCACCCTGGACCCGACCCAGGTCCCAGCCGCCACCACCTTCTCCGGCCAGGTCATCGCCACCAACGCCGCCAATGACGCGGTCGCCGCGCACACCGGCTTCGCGCTGCACAAGGAGCGCGAGCTGCACAACCTGACGGTCAAGCTCCTCGACCGTCAGGGCAAGCCGGCCACCGGCCGCGTGGTGCTCGCCAAGCTCGGCGATCAGGACCCGTCGATTCTCCAGCTGAACGGCGAGCAGACCCTGCGGCTGCCCCCCGGCAACTACGGGGCCTGGGCCGTCATGGACACCACCGGCGACCGCGCGGACTCACTCGCCATGATGTTCCTGGTCGACCCCGAGACGATGCTGGACAAGGACACCACGATCACGCTGGATGCGAGCAAGGCCCGTAAGATCAGCGTCCGAACGCCCGAGGAGTCCGAGACCCGGCAGTGGCGCTACGACATGGCCCGGACCGCTCCCAGCGGTGCCGTGTTCCGTGAGGCGTACCCGATCCCGGTCAAGTACGACCAGCTGTGGGCGACTCCGACCGAGCAGGTCACCGAGGGCGGCTTCAGCTTCCTGACCCGCTGGCGACAGGGCCAGGAACGGTACGACGTGACCGCCGACGACCGCGACGTGCCGGTCACCGTGCAGAACGGCACACCCGGCACCAACGGGCGACTCCAGCTGCGTGCGGTCTACGCGGGCAACGGTGCCGCCTCCGACTACGCCGGACTGGACGTGCGCGGCAAGGCCGTCATCGTCGACCGCAGCGACGCCGTCAAGCCCACCGACCGGGTGGCGAACGCGGTCGCCGCCGGAGCCAAGGCACTGTTCGTCGTCAACGACGGCGCCGGCAACCTGCTCGAGTCCTACAGCGCCAGCGGCACGACTGCGGCCATCCCGGTCCTGTCCGTGCGCCGCGAGGACGGCCGACGGCTCGTCGACGACGCCCGCGACGGCGGCCTGCGGCTCACCGTCGACCAGCACCAGTTCGCGGAGTACCTGTACGACCTGGTCTCCCGGCACGACGGCGCCATCCCGGATCGCTCGCTGGCCTACGCCCCCGACGAGGACGACCTGGCCCGCGTGGACAGCGCCTACTACGGCCACCGCGCGGCGCTCGGCGGCGGCTACCGCTACGACCTCCCCGGGTACGGAGCGGGCGTCGGTTTCCGGGAGTGGGAGTCCTACCCGGCCACCCGCACCGAGTGGGTGACCCCGCAGACCGGCAAGGCGCTCTGGTACGAGGACCACTCGGTGTTCCAGCCGGGCACGTCCAGCACCGGCCTGGAGATGCGCGGCACCCGGTCCGCCTACCTCCCGGGCAAGCGCTTCCGCGCCGACTGGTTCGCGCCGGTGCAGAGGCCGCGCCTGGGCACCGAGTTCTGGGGTCCGTTCCGCGACACCGGCGGCAACATGCAGTTCAACATGCCCGCCTGGGCCGACTCCGGCACGGGCCACGCCGGCGCCATGCCCGGGGACACCGAGTCGCTCGCGCTCTACCGGGACGGCGTCCTGGTCAGGCAGGGACAGTTCCAGTCGCTCGTCACCTTCGACCAGCCCGCGGAGACGCTTCCGTACACCCTGGTCCAGGACGCCTCCCGTGACTCGGCCGCCTGGAAGACCTCGGTCCGCACCCACACCGAGTGGGACTTCAGGTCCGGCAAGGACGACCTGACCGGGCCGAACAAGGGCAAGCTGCGGCTGCTCCAGCTCGACTACGGCGTCGACACCGACCTCACGGGCGACACCAAGGCAGGGACGCGGACGGAGGTCACCCTGTCCGCCGCCACCCAGGCATGGCTGGCCGACCAGGCCAAGGCCACCGAGGCAACCCTGTCCGTGTCCTACGACGACGGCGGGACCTGGACCCCGGTCACGTTGAGCCGAACGGCCGACGGCGCGTGGAAGGCGTCCTTCGTGACGCCGGACACCCCCGGCGGATTCGTCTCCCTCAAGGCCACCGCCAAGGCCGAGGGCGGACTCGGCATCACCCAGGAAGTCATCCGGGCCTTCGGCCTGCGCTGA
- a CDS encoding helix-turn-helix domain-containing protein, whose amino-acid sequence MLEIVGLGEREEAVYRGLVESGSAGAPTLARDLGVTEAEVAAVLKSLTGRGLVTPSGDASGHHVPAPPALALTGLLAQRRHELAQAEAAALSLAEDYRRTAVRPAGYDVVDVVAGAEAVRNRFEQVRASATREVLALVPGDTVAMRGAEELATGRGVGYRVVIERRVLDRPGIMGPLAAALDRGQQVRVVDRVPTELLVSDGTVGLVPLVRASAEPSAVVVHAAGMVDVLVGLFEAVWAEARPVVLTAGGATVDEQVEGPDETDVRILSLLLLGQTDSMVAKQLELGLRTVQRRMRRLMELTGVDTRMQLGWHVAESGWISR is encoded by the coding sequence ATGCTGGAGATCGTGGGACTGGGGGAGCGGGAAGAGGCCGTCTACCGCGGCCTCGTGGAGTCCGGCTCCGCCGGCGCCCCCACGTTGGCCCGCGACCTCGGGGTCACCGAGGCGGAGGTGGCTGCTGTGTTGAAGAGCCTGACCGGCCGGGGGTTGGTCACGCCGTCGGGCGACGCGTCGGGGCACCATGTGCCGGCGCCTCCGGCGTTGGCGCTGACCGGGCTGCTCGCTCAGCGCCGCCACGAACTGGCACAGGCGGAGGCCGCTGCCCTGTCCTTGGCCGAGGACTACCGGCGTACGGCGGTCCGGCCGGCCGGGTACGACGTGGTGGACGTGGTGGCCGGCGCCGAGGCCGTGCGCAACCGCTTTGAGCAGGTGCGGGCGTCGGCCACACGGGAGGTGCTTGCCCTGGTGCCGGGCGACACGGTCGCAATGCGCGGGGCCGAGGAGCTGGCTACCGGACGCGGGGTGGGGTACCGGGTGGTGATCGAGCGTCGGGTCCTGGACCGTCCTGGGATCATGGGGCCGCTGGCGGCGGCCCTCGACCGGGGGCAGCAGGTGCGAGTGGTCGATCGTGTGCCCACCGAGCTGCTCGTGTCCGACGGGACGGTGGGCCTGGTGCCCCTCGTCCGGGCCTCGGCCGAACCCTCGGCCGTGGTGGTTCACGCGGCGGGGATGGTGGACGTCCTGGTGGGCCTGTTCGAGGCGGTGTGGGCCGAGGCGAGGCCCGTCGTGCTGACCGCGGGAGGAGCGACGGTGGACGAGCAGGTGGAGGGGCCGGACGAGACCGACGTGCGGATCCTTTCCCTGCTCTTGCTGGGGCAGACCGACTCGATGGTGGCCAAGCAGCTGGAGCTGGGGCTTCGTACGGTGCAGCGGCGGATGCGGCGGCTGATGGAGCTGACCGGCGTCGACACCCGGATGCAACTGGGCTGGCACGTCGCCGAGTCGGGCTGGATCAGCCGGTGA
- a CDS encoding YtxH domain-containing protein — protein MRYKLTFVVGLALGYVIGTRAGRERYEEMKKSARDFAQNPAVRNAAESAAQTGRQVAGKAVHAVSDTVGDRLPSSVTDRFHALCGHGRSNGKVEDDDWGTSNT, from the coding sequence GTGCGGTACAAGCTGACGTTCGTCGTGGGACTTGCCCTCGGTTACGTGATCGGCACGCGGGCCGGACGCGAGCGGTACGAGGAGATGAAGAAGTCCGCCAGGGACTTCGCGCAGAACCCGGCCGTGCGCAACGCCGCCGAGTCGGCGGCCCAGACCGGGCGCCAGGTCGCGGGCAAGGCGGTGCACGCCGTGAGTGACACGGTGGGCGACAGGCTGCCGTCGTCCGTGACCGACCGGTTCCACGCGCTGTGCGGGCACGGGCGCTCCAACGGCAAGGTCGAGGACGACGACTGGGGCACCAGCAACACCTGA
- a CDS encoding FGGY family carbohydrate kinase, whose product MGIVAGLDSSAGFTRIVVCDTDTGAVLRQGYAAHQGEPKATEVDPQAWLLSLGEAATGGLLEGVQAIGVSAQQNGLVPLDAQGGLVRPALVGNDKRAQVAAADLVESLGGRQAWAEAVGCVPGSGQPVAKLRWLARTEPENAQRIAMVLQPHDWLVWQLLGRPARRTTDRGAASGTGYWSARTGAYRPDLLELALGHQAVLPEVLGPAEAAGTTPEGLLISAGTGETMAAALGLGLGPGDAVVSLGASGSVMAVHHEALADPSGMITSFADATGMHLPVVHTSNAVRVLRGTAEMLGVESLEELSALALKSTPGASGLVLLPYLEGERTPNLPHTAGTLSGLRRESMKPEHLARAAFEGMLCALADAMDVLRGRGVEVRRVFLLGASAGLTAVQALAPALLGAQVVVPQPADYAALGAARQAAWALGVARGTLSPSAPPAWQGAAAQVLEPGEELPVGQAVRQQYAATREQIHPGAFGA is encoded by the coding sequence ATGGGGATAGTCGCCGGACTCGACAGCTCTGCTGGATTCACGCGCATCGTCGTCTGTGACACGGACACGGGCGCCGTACTGCGCCAGGGGTACGCCGCACACCAGGGCGAACCCAAGGCCACCGAGGTCGATCCGCAGGCATGGCTGCTCTCCCTCGGGGAGGCCGCGACCGGCGGGCTCCTGGAGGGCGTGCAGGCCATCGGCGTCTCGGCCCAACAGAACGGGCTCGTGCCGCTCGACGCGCAGGGCGGTCTCGTACGGCCCGCGCTCGTCGGCAACGACAAGCGGGCCCAGGTCGCCGCGGCCGACCTCGTCGAGTCGCTCGGCGGGCGCCAGGCGTGGGCCGAGGCCGTCGGCTGCGTGCCGGGCTCCGGGCAGCCGGTCGCCAAACTGCGCTGGCTGGCCCGTACGGAGCCGGAGAACGCCCAGCGGATCGCGATGGTCCTCCAGCCGCACGACTGGCTGGTCTGGCAGCTCCTCGGCCGGCCCGCCCGCCGCACCACCGACCGCGGCGCCGCCTCCGGCACCGGCTACTGGTCGGCCCGGACCGGCGCGTACCGCCCCGACCTCCTGGAACTCGCCCTCGGGCACCAGGCCGTGCTGCCCGAGGTCCTCGGTCCCGCCGAGGCCGCCGGCACCACCCCCGAGGGGCTGCTCATCTCCGCCGGAACGGGCGAGACGATGGCCGCCGCGCTCGGTCTCGGTCTCGGCCCCGGCGACGCGGTCGTCTCGCTCGGCGCCTCCGGCTCCGTGATGGCCGTGCACCACGAGGCCCTCGCCGACCCCAGCGGCATGATCACCTCCTTCGCCGACGCCACCGGCATGCACCTGCCCGTCGTCCACACCTCCAACGCGGTACGGGTGCTGCGCGGCACCGCCGAGATGCTGGGCGTCGAGTCGCTGGAGGAGCTCTCCGCGCTCGCCCTGAAGTCGACGCCGGGCGCCTCCGGGCTCGTCCTGCTGCCCTACCTGGAGGGCGAGCGGACCCCGAACCTCCCGCACACCGCGGGCACCCTCAGCGGGCTGCGGCGCGAGTCGATGAAGCCCGAACACCTCGCGCGGGCCGCGTTCGAGGGGATGCTCTGCGCGCTCGCCGACGCCATGGACGTCCTGCGCGGGCGCGGTGTCGAGGTGCGGCGGGTCTTCCTGCTCGGCGCCTCGGCCGGCCTGACGGCCGTACAGGCCCTCGCGCCCGCGCTCCTCGGCGCGCAGGTCGTCGTCCCCCAGCCGGCCGACTACGCGGCGCTCGGAGCCGCCCGGCAGGCCGCCTGGGCCCTCGGGGTCGCCCGGGGCACGCTGTCGCCGTCCGCTCCCCCGGCCTGGCAGGGCGCCGCCGCCCAGGTCCTGGAACCCGGCGAGGAACTGCCGGTGGGACAGGCCGTGCGGCAGCAGTACGCGGCGACACGGGAGCAGATCCACCCGGGCGCGTTCGGCGCGTAG
- a CDS encoding ABC transporter ATP-binding protein, with the protein MLIRLLRTHLRPYRKPIALLVLLQFLQTCASLYLPTLNADIIDNGVVNGDTGYILRFGALMVGVSVVQVVCNIGAVYYGARTASALGRDIRGAIFDRVQSFSARELGHFGAPSLITRTTNDVQQVQMLVLMAFTLMVSAPIMCVGGIVMALGQDVPLSAVLLAVVPVLGVSVTLIVRRMRPLFRTMQERLDTVNRVLREQITGNRVIRAFVKDGYEEERFRRANADLTDVSMSTGRLMALMFPVVMTVVNVSSVAVVWFGAHRIDSGGMEIGALTAFLAYLMQIVMAVMMATFMFMMVPRAEVCAERIEEVLATESSVVPPAEPVTTLDRRGHLEVRSADFRYPGAEESVLKDVGLVARPGETTAIIGSTGSGKSTLLGLVPRLFDATGGEVLVDGVDVRKLDPALMARTVSLVPQKPYLFSGTVATNLRYGKPDATDEELWHALEVAQAADFVRALENGLNAPIAQGGTNVSGGQRQRLAIARTLVRKPEIYLFDDSFSALDYETDALLREALRRETADSTVVIVAQRVATIRDADRIIVLDEGRVVGTGRHQELMVENETYREIVLSQLTEAEAA; encoded by the coding sequence GTGCTCATAAGACTTCTCCGAACCCACCTGCGGCCCTACCGAAAACCCATCGCGCTGCTCGTCCTGCTGCAGTTCCTGCAGACCTGCGCGAGCCTCTACCTGCCGACGCTGAACGCGGACATCATCGACAACGGTGTCGTGAACGGCGACACCGGCTACATCCTGCGCTTCGGCGCCCTGATGGTCGGCGTCTCCGTCGTGCAGGTCGTCTGCAACATCGGCGCCGTCTACTACGGCGCACGGACGGCGTCCGCGCTGGGCCGGGACATCCGCGGGGCGATCTTCGACCGGGTGCAGTCCTTCTCCGCGCGGGAGCTCGGCCACTTCGGCGCGCCCTCGCTGATCACCCGTACGACCAATGACGTGCAGCAGGTCCAGATGCTGGTCCTGATGGCGTTCACCCTGATGGTCTCCGCACCGATCATGTGTGTCGGCGGCATCGTGATGGCGCTCGGCCAGGACGTGCCGCTGTCGGCCGTGCTGCTCGCGGTCGTGCCGGTCCTCGGCGTCTCCGTCACCCTGATCGTCCGGCGGATGCGGCCGCTCTTCCGGACCATGCAGGAGCGCCTCGACACGGTGAACCGGGTGCTGCGCGAGCAGATCACCGGCAACCGCGTCATCCGCGCCTTCGTGAAGGACGGGTACGAGGAGGAGCGGTTCCGCCGGGCCAACGCCGACCTGACCGACGTGTCGATGTCGACCGGCCGGCTGATGGCGCTGATGTTCCCGGTCGTCATGACCGTCGTGAACGTCTCCAGCGTCGCCGTCGTCTGGTTCGGCGCGCACCGCATCGACAGCGGCGGGATGGAGATCGGCGCGCTGACCGCCTTCCTCGCCTATCTGATGCAGATCGTGATGGCCGTCATGATGGCCACCTTCATGTTCATGATGGTGCCGCGCGCCGAGGTGTGCGCCGAGCGCATCGAGGAGGTCCTCGCGACCGAGTCCAGCGTCGTCCCGCCGGCCGAGCCGGTGACGACCCTCGACCGGCGCGGGCACCTGGAGGTCAGGAGCGCGGACTTCCGGTACCCGGGCGCGGAGGAGTCGGTCCTCAAGGACGTCGGGCTCGTCGCCCGGCCCGGGGAGACGACCGCGATCATCGGGTCCACCGGCAGCGGCAAGTCGACGCTCCTCGGGCTCGTCCCCCGCCTCTTCGACGCCACCGGGGGCGAGGTCCTCGTCGACGGCGTCGACGTGCGGAAGCTCGACCCCGCGCTGATGGCGAGGACCGTGAGTCTCGTCCCGCAGAAGCCGTACCTGTTCTCCGGGACGGTGGCGACGAACCTGCGGTACGGGAAGCCCGACGCGACCGACGAGGAGCTCTGGCACGCCCTGGAGGTCGCCCAGGCCGCCGACTTCGTCCGAGCCCTCGAGAACGGGCTGAACGCCCCGATCGCGCAGGGCGGCACGAACGTCTCCGGCGGTCAGCGGCAGCGGCTCGCCATCGCGCGGACGCTGGTGCGGAAGCCGGAGATCTACCTCTTCGACGACTCCTTCTCCGCCCTGGACTACGAGACCGACGCGCTGCTGCGCGAGGCGCTCCGGCGGGAGACGGCCGACTCGACCGTGGTGATCGTCGCCCAGCGGGTGGCGACCATCCGGGACGCCGACCGGATCATCGTCCTCGACGAGGGCCGGGTCGTCGGCACGGGCCGGCACCAGGAGCTGATGGTGGAGAACGAGACGTACCGGGAGATCGTGCTCTCCCAGCTGACCGAGGCGGAGGCAGCCTGA